TTACAAGATTTGAAAAGGGTGGCATGCTGCTCATCGTTTTCAGCATTCTATGAAATGTATTGTGATTACCGGCTTGAATTTAATTTTGGACAGTTGAACGCAAGCCATTTCAATTCATGTATTGAAATTATTTTCAGATCCAATTAACAAATTGGAGTTTGTATATTGTGTTACTAAGCATACTGATAAACTGTGATTTTAGTTGAGAGTtggcaaaaaacaaaaacatttttaccAAATAATATTAGGAGATTATAGTGTTAAATAGCCTTGGCTTTTTGCCCATGGAACTTTGGGGAGTGGTTAGGACACGTCTACATTCTGCACATAAACAACTCGGCAGGCTAAGAGTGAAACTATTGCTATACAATTGTAACTCCATAGCAGCCTAGCATATTACCACTTCACGAACATTGAATATACTTGATTTGTAATAGGTAAGTTGTCAATTTGAATTATTTCTTTGGCATCAATGTAGAATTGTAAACCTGTCTTCTGGATAATGATGGACATAAGCTGGTTGGTTACAGAAAGTCTTGGTTGTTTTATTAGACTAGTTGGACAAGACGTTCAAGGTTTGCTCAAAGATGATATCTTGCATTGAGGCTTGACTGATTTAAGACAACAATGTAGGCCTAAATGTTTTCGAATTGTTTTACAAGCACGCCGTACCAGCTTTTTTTAttaagttccttaaatgtgctgagaatgtacCAAAGCCAAGCCACTATGCTTCAACATTCCCAGGGAAGGATGTTTGCATAATAACCATTGGACAACAACACTCTCACCACGCTTTATGGTTCTTAGAATGTTTTATGCTAGCTGAGAAGCCTGTATTGAAATGCAAATTCCTCTTGAGGACATTACAATTCAGGCTCAGAAGGTTGATCACGTGATCACCTGTTTAATGACGGCTAAAATATGAAAGGGAGAGGGGATTTTGTATTGGGACTTTTATTTATGATTATATGTGGATTAATAAATAGTAACCCAATTGGGATACATTCACATTACCCACAGATCTAGCCTCAGATGACCATAACCCCAATACTGATCTGCCATCGATAATGAAAAACATCTCACCATATCGGATTGTCTTTTGTCCAGTTACTAGGCTACCTGTTCCATAGGTCCACAGTCCCTCGTTCGATTTGAAGAAAGTTAGCAAggtatttcactgtacttgtgcgtgtgacattaaaacttgaaacacaTCCCGTAGTGTCCTGTTCTAGTCCTAGGCCCTACTGTATGTCTCATGCCCAGTTAGGCTCCAAGTCTCCAGCAGTTTGTGGCCTTAGCTGGCTATGAGTCCCCTGCCTTGTGAGTCCCTAGGCCTCCTGTCCTGCTAGGGTCTCAGGAAATGGGGTACCCACCATTTCCTGAACCGGTGAGCCTGCTGCCTTCAGGCGTGTACACCTAAGCCGGTACCCTCCTGGCCTCTATGAATGGTCACGAGAAATTATACTACTCCTCTAGTTTTACAGTCAGATGCAACTTGACTGTCCTGCCTTTGCAGACACCTTTGATTATATCTCTTTTATTGTTCAGATTTACATGGAAGGGCACATAGGCAGAACAGCAAAGATACAATGAGGGTGAAGTCCACCTCTAGTTAGTGTGTGTTTCTGTCGTGTTGAGAAGAGGATGCAAACCATTTTCTCAAGGACCACTCCGTAGAGACAATGACAGAAAAGTGCGTGTCCTCTTTCACTTAGAacagttaaataaatgttttgctcGTACTATTTGACAATCAAACCCACTCttattctctctccatctttcctaCCTTGCCCTCCCTCTTTTCTAGAGTAAATCATAACCATGGAGACACTGAACGAAATTGATCACCTCCAATCGTCTGGCTTTGGTAGACCCCGGCCTAGACACGGCCTTCATCTCCTTCACTGGTTCTCCCATGAATATGTCACATTCAACAACGACAGCGAGATGGTGACAGTTCGCAACCCTAAGAAGAAGGCGTTTGGCTTCCACCGCTTCCTCGACAACATAGAGGAGCATGATGGCCAATGTAACCAACTGCTACCAGAACAGGACTTACCATACTACGAAGTGGGAAATCTGAATGCTGCAGGGTCTGAGAACCTGCCTGATTCTGTCATCCAAAACCACACAGAAAAAAATGATGACAGCAACATAGACCGGATCATCATCAGCCTCCAGTCAGACCGTGTGTTGGACAGAATCTACGTGACCCAACATGATCATCACAGAGGTGCTTTTGACCCCCAGCGCACCTATCGCATCAGTAAGGGGTTGATCAGTATCATCCGTAATCTGGACCTGGATGATCTCCTGGAGCAGACTGGATACTCACTTCCTTGTCCTTCCTCCATGGACACACTTAACGAAATGAGACACCTCCAGTCATCTGGCTTTGGTACACCCCGACCTAGACACGGCCTTTATCTCCTTCACTGGTTCGCCCACGACTACGTCAAATTCAACAAAAAGGGTGAAATGTTGACAGTGTGCAACCCTGAGAAGAAGGTGTTTGGCTTCCACCGCTTCTTCGACAACAT
This genomic window from Salvelinus namaycush isolate Seneca chromosome 8, SaNama_1.0, whole genome shotgun sequence contains:
- the LOC120052862 gene encoding uncharacterized protein LOC120052862, whose amino-acid sequence is METLNEIDHLQSSGFGRPRPRHGLHLLHWFSHEYVTFNNDSEMVTVRNPKKKAFGFHRFLDNIEEHDGQCNQLLPEQDLPYYEVGNLNAAGSENLPDSVIQNHTEKNDDSNIDRIIISLQSDRVLDRIYVTQHDHHRGAFDPQRTYRISKGLISIIRNLDLDDLLEQTGYSLPCPSSMDTLNEMRHLQSSGFGTPRPRHGLYLLHWFAHDYVKFNKKGEMLTVCNPEKKVFGFHRFFDNIEEHDGQRNQLLPDQGLPYYEVGNLNAPGSRNLPRYVRKNYIGHNDDSNIDRIIISMQSDRVLGRIYVTQHDHHRGAFDPQHTYRISKGLISIIRNLELDELLEQTG